The genomic segment CGCGGCTCCATGCCGATCCGCTTGCCGATCGCCTCGCCACCGACGAGGACGATGCCCGCGCCGTCGACGATGCCCGACGAGTTGCCGCCGGTGTGCACGTGGTCGATCTTCTCGATCCAGTGGTACTTCTGCAGCGCCACGGCGTCGAACCCGGCGAAGTCGCCGAGGTCGGCGAACGCGGGACGCAGCTTGGCCAGCGTCTCCATCGTGGTGCCGGGGCGGCGGTGCTCGTCGTGGTCGAGGATGGTCACGCCGTTGATGTCCTTGACAGGCACCACGGACTTGGAGAAGTAGCCACCCGCCCACGCGGCCTCGGCCCGCTCCTGCGAGCGCACGGCGTAGGCGTCGACGTCCTCACGGGAGAAGCCCTCGACCGTGGCGATGAGGTCGGCACCGATGCCCTGCGGGACGAAGTAGGAGTCGTAGTTGGTGGCGGGGTCGGTGAACATCGCACCGCCGTCGGAGCCCATGGGCACGCGCGACATCGACTCGACGCCACCGCCGATGACGAGGTCGTCCCAGCCCGCCCGGACCTTCTGCGCGGCCTGGTTGACGGCTTCGAGCCCGGAGGCGCAGAAGCGGTTGAGCTGCACACCCGCGACCGTGTCGGGCAGCCCGGCGGCGATCGCGGCCGCGCGGGCGATGTCGGCTCCCTGGTCACCGACCGGCGAGACGACACCGAGGATGATGTCGTCGATCAGCGCCGGGTCGAGGCCCGGGTGTCGCGCCTTCAGTTCGTCGATCAGGCCGACCACCAGGTCGATCGGCTTGGTTCCGTGGAGGGAACCGCCCTTGTTCTTGCCACGAGGCGTGCGGATCGCCTCGTAGATGAACGCCTCTGTACTCACGCCTGAGGTCCTTCCTGGCGCAGATTGCCGTTCGGGGTGCTAATCGCTACTAACATAATCCCGGATCATCCGAGGTTGTCAACGTGCTGTCGGGGTTGCCACCATGCCAACACACGCTAGAGTGTGCTCACGTTATGGGTGATGACAGCAGCAGGAACAGGCGTCCACGCGACCGCAAGGCCCAGCTCGCGGCGGTCGCGTCCGAGCTGTTCCGTCAGCGCGGTTATCACGGCGTCGGCATCAATGACCTCGCCGCGGCGGCGGGCATCACCGGCCCCGCCCTCTACCGGCACTTCTCCGACAAGCAGGCGGTCCTGGCGCACGTGCTGCTCACCGGGCTGCGCGACATGGAGCTCGCCACGGAGGCCGCGCTCGACGAGCGCCGCACCGAGTCGTACGAGAGCATCCGGGAACTGCTGACCGGGCTCGCGGCCCGCTCGGTGGAGCGCAGGGACGTCGCCGCCCTCTGGCGCTGGGAGGGGCGTCACCTCGACGCCGAGAGCCAGCAGCAGATCCGGCGCCGGTCCACCGCGATGCTGGCGGCGTGGGCGCGGGTGCTGCAGCGCAAACGTCCCGAACTCTCGGACGACGACGCCGAGCTGCTGTGCTGGGCGACGCTGTCGGTGTTCGGCAGCGTGTCGGTGCACCGCACCACGCTGCCCAAGCGCCGGTTCACGGACCTGCTCACGTCGCTGGCCCTGCGTGTGCTGCACGCCGAACTGCCCGAAGTGGACACGGCGACCGAGGCGGCACCGACACCGCGCACGCTGGGCACTCCGTCGCGGCGGGAGCAGTTGCTGACGGAAGCCGCCGAGCTGTTCCGCCGCCGCGGGTTCGCCGACGTCAGCATGGAGGACATCGGCAAGGCCGCGGGCATCGCGGGCCCGAGCGTCTACCGCCACTTCCCCAGCAAGGCGGCACTGCTGGCCGCCATCGGCAGGCGCGCGGGCGACCGGCTCATGCTCGCCGCCGACCACGCGCTGCGGACGAGCGCACCAGCCGACGAGCGGGAGGCGTTGCGCCGACTCGCCGCCTCCTACGTGCAGACACTGACCGGGCCCCCCGAGCTGCTCGTCGCGTTCTCGGTGGACCACGTGCACATCGACGAGCGCGACCGGCCGGAGCTGCTGCGCATCCAACGCGACTACGTGGACCAGTGGGTGCGGCTGCTGGAGGCCGTCCAGCCCGGACTGGACACGCGGGAAGCGAAGATCACCGTCCACGCGGCGCTGACCATCGCCAACGACCTCACGCGGACCCGGCGGGTCGCCGCACGCCCGAATCTGGTCGAGGAACTGACCACGCTCCTGCACGCGGTACTCGGAATCGACTGAGTTGCCCGCCCCTACTGGCGCGGCCACGAACCCACCCGCTAACCTACTCGCGAGTAGGTAAACCGGAGGGGAAAGCTGTGGCCCGACAGAATGCGACACGACGCGACGCCATGGGCTTCGGTCTCGCGGCGCTCAACCGGCTCGCCGGAAGTCCTCTGCTCGACCGCGCCGGCCTGCGCAAGCCCGTGGAGAACCTCGTGGCCACGGCCACGCGGCAGGGTTTCCGCGCGGCGGGTGCAGCGCAGCGGACGTTCAAGGCGACCACCCGGCTCGGCAAGCCCGCGCGGCTGGCCCCGGCCACCGACACGGGACTGTTCGACCTGACGCCCGACGACGAGCAGCAGATGATCGTCGAGACCGTCTCGGAGTTCGCCGCCGAACAGCTGCGGCCCGCGGCGGCCGAGGCCGACGACGCGCTCGCTCCCCCGGACGGCCTGCTCGCCCGCGCGGCCGAACTGGGCCTGACCGTGGTGGGCATCCCGGAGGAGCTCGGCGGCGTCGGCAGCGAACGCTCGGCCGTCACGAACGTCCTGGTGGCGGAGGCGCTCGCCCACGGCGACCTCGGGTTGGCCGTGGCCGTGCTCGCCCCGTCGGCGGTGAGCAACGTCCTCGTCCGCCACGGCGACGCCCACCAGCAGGCGACCTACCTGCCCGCGTTCACCGGGGAGGACGTGCCCGCCGCCGCACTCGCGCTGCAGGAGCAGGTGCCGCTGTTCGACGTCTTCGCGCCGCGGACCACCGCCCGCCGCACCCCCCACGGCTACCGCCTCGACGGCGTGAAGAACCTCGTGCCGCGGGCCGCGCAGGCGGAGCTCTTCGTCGTATCGGCGAACCTGGAGGGCCCGAAGGGCGCCGGTCCCGCACTGTTCGTGGTGGAGTCGGGCACGAAGGGCGTCGGCATCGAGGCGGAGCCCGCGATGGGACTGCGCGGCGCCGCCACCGGCAAGCTCGTGCTGGACGACGTGTCGCTGCCCGCGAGCGCACTCGTCGGCGGCGGGAAGCGGGACGTGTTCACCGACGTGGTGCGCTCGTCGCGGCTGGCGTGGGCGGCGCTCGCGTGCGGCACCGCGAAGGCCGTGCTCGACTACGTGATCCCGTACGTCAACGAGCGGGAGGCGTTCGGGGAGCCCGTGAGCCACCGGCAGGGCGTGGCGTTCCAGGTGGCCGACATCGGCATCGAGCTGGAAGGCATGCGGCTGGTGACGCTGCGCGCGGCGTCCCGCATGGAGCAGGGCAAGCCCCACGCCCGCGAGGTCGCGCTCGCCCGCAAGCTCGCCACCGACAAGGGCATGCAGATCGGCAGCGCGGGCGTGCAACTGCTCGGCGGACACGGCTTCGTCAAGGAACACCCGGTGGAGCGCTGGTACCGCGATCTGCGCGCGGTCGGCGTCATGGAAGGGGTCGTCTCAGCATGATCAACCTTGAGGTCCCGAAGAAGGCCAAGGCGCTGGTCAACCAGGCCCGGCAGGCCGCGACCGAGGTGTTCCGGCCCATCTCGCGCAAGTACGACCGCGCCGAGCACGCGTATCCGTCCGAGTTGGACATGCTCGCGGCGTTGCTGGACGGGTTGAACACCTCCGGTGAGGGCGGCGCGGGCGCAGCCGGCGTGCGCCGCAAGGACAACAAGAACTCCGGCGGCAACCGCAACGGCGGCAACCTGCTCACCGTGCTCGGCACCATCGAGCTGTGCTGGGGCGACGTCGCCCTGCTGCTGTCGATGCCCCGACAGGGACTCGGCAACGCGGCCATCGCGTCGGTGGCCAACGACGAGCAGCTCGAACGTTTCGGCAAGGTGTGGGCCGCCATGGCCATCACCGAGCCCGGCTGCGGTTCCGACTCCGCCGCCATCACCACGACAGCGACCAAGGACGGCGACGACTACATCCTCAACGGGGAGAAGATCTTCGTCACCTCCGGGGAACGCGCCGACGCCGTGGTCGTGTGGGCGACGCTCGACAAGAGCAAGGGCCGCGCCGCGATCAAGTCGTTCGTCGTGGAGAAGGGCACCCCGGGCTTCGAGGTCGTGCGGCTGGAGCACAAGCTCGGCATCCGTGCCTCCGACACGGCGGTGCTGCGCTTCGACAACTGCCGCGTGCCCGCGAAGAACCTGCTCGGCTCGCCGGAGATCGACACCAAGAAGGGTTTCGCGGGGGTCATGCAGACCTTCGACAACACCCGTCCGCTGGTGGCGGCGATGGCGATCGGCGTCGCGCGCGCGGCCCTGGAGGAAACTCGCCGCCTTCTGGAGGAGGCGGGCGTCGAGGTCGACTACGACAAGCCCGCGCTCGCGCAGCACGCCGCCGCGGCGACGTTCCTGCAGCTCGAAGCCGACTACGAGGCCGCGTACCTGACGACGCTCGAAGCGGCGTGGATGGCGGACAACCGCAAGCCGAACTCGCTGCAGGCGTCCATCGCGAAGGCCAAGGCAGGCCGCACGGTCGTCGACATCACCCTCAAGTGCGTCGAGCTCGCGGGCACCCTCGGCTACACCGAGGAATCGCTGCTGGAGAAGTGGGCACGCGACTCGAAGATCCTCGACATCTTCGAAGGCACGCAACAGATCCAGCAGCTCATCGTCGCCCGCAGGCTGCTGGGCAAGACGAGCAAGGAACTGAAGTAGGCCAGGAGGGAAACCGCCCGTCCACTGCGCTTTCCGCGGTGACGGGCGGTTTCCGCGTTCAGACCCTCACCGTCCGCCCTGGCCCCTCGTGAAGCCCAGTGCGCTTGATCTCCTCGGCCTTGCGGCGTTCCCGGTCAGCCCAGTACCTCGCCTCGTGGTGGTGGGCTCGGTCGATCTCCGCGACCTCGGCGTAGACGCGCGCGCTCCGCAGGTAGTACCGCCGCCACTCCGAAGCCGGGGCATCCAATGCCGGGCGGATGCCCTCCAGTGCCAGGTGCGCCTGGCACAACGTCCGCGCTTCCGGAATCGACTCGGTCACCCTCACACCTCCCTGCTCAGCCCGGCCGCTACCGGCACGTTGGCCTGCCCGCTCTCCCGACCGACCCATTCGGCCAGCTCCGCAGCCGCTCTCCCGAGGTCTTCCAGGAAACGCCGGAAGTCCGGCCATTCCGCCGGGTCCGCAGGCGGCACAATCGCCACACGATCGGGCTCGCAACAATCGACCAACGTGGCCTCCTCGTCCACGAAACAGAAAGTCCGGCTCCCGGCCTGCCCGCCCGGACAGAACGTCACCTCGAATGGCACCGTTCGCTCCTCCCCCGACACGTCAGGCCCACGCCGACCATCGCAAGCTCTGTGGGAACGCCTCATCGAACTCGCTTGAGAACCAGCCCCCAGCGAGGCGCCATCGTGTCGTAAACCCCTCTTGTCGTCACCCGTGTCGCCGCCTGTACGGCGGCACATCACAAGGCTCGTCCAGGCTAAGGTCCCGTCACGACACCGCATATGTCGCGTCTCGAACTTCTGCCCCTCGTCAAGTCTCGTCCTTGTCTCATTCTCGTACTAGGGTCGACTACTGACCGGCGTCATGGGGGATGAGTCGATGGCTGACAAGCCGACCGTGCTGAAGGTGTTGCTACGACAACGGCATCTGCAGGGACACCGCGCGTTCTGCAAGGAGTACGACAAGCTCGCGAAGAAGCTGGAGCCTGACCTGGTAGGGAGTGGGCCGAGTAAGGCCCAGTTCTACCGTTGGCTGTCCCGCGACCTGCAAGGGCTGCCCTATGCCCACCACTGCCGCATCCTCGAAGCGATGTTCCCCGGCTGGACCGCCGAGCAGCTCTTCCAGGAGCACACGGGCGACATCGAGTTCGTGCCCGAGCCACCGAACACCGCCGCCGCTACGACGAGCAAACCAAAACCGGCACAGCACACCGTGCAGGGAATGGCCGACGTAACCGCCGTCTTCCCCAGCCGCCCCGCATTCTCGCACGAGATCCCGCCGCACAAACTCTTCGACGGCGCTGAGCAGATCAGCATGGTCGGGCTCTCGCTCAACCTGCTCTGCCAGAGCTACCCCGACCGATCCCTGCTCGACCTGCTCGAATCGGGAACCGTCGTCCGGTGTCTGTTCCTCGACCCGGCCGGTCGCTACATCAAGGAACGCGAGCGGGAGGAATCCCACCCCGAGGGCGTGCTGTCCACGCTCACGACGCTCAACATCCAGACCCTGCAGCGGCTCCAAGGCAAACTCTCGCCCGAGGCACGCGGGAACCTACGCATCCGCACCTCCGACGAGGCCGTGCGGTTCAACATCACCGTCATCGACGACGCGACATGCGTCGTGCAGCTCTACCTACCGGACGCGCGAGGCGTCGAGTCCCCAACGTTCGTGGTCGAGAAGCAACCCGGCCCGCCGGGCCTGTTCGAGACGTTCTCTCAGGTGTTCGAGTCGATGTGGGCGCGAAGCAAGGAGATCACCGCGTGAAGGACCTGAACACACTGCTCGCCGTGGCGCAGGATGCCGTCGACATCGGCGCGAACCTGATGACCACCTCGGCGCCGGGCACCGTCAGCACCAAGGGCGACCGAGACTATGTGACCGAGCTGGACGTGCGAATTCAGCATGAGATCCGCGACCACCTCGCCCGCGCCACCCCCGACATCGACTTTCTTGGGGAAGAGGAGGGCGGTGGGGCGATCGATGAGAGCACCGACTACGTGTGGGTACTCGACCCCATCGACGGCACCTCGAACTTCGCCCACGGCATCCCGCTCTGCGCCACCTCACTAGCCCTGGTTCACCGAGGCGAACCCGTCGTAGGCGTGATCGTCGCGCCGTTCCTGAACCTGCGCTACCACGCCACCAAGGGTGGCGGAGCGTACTGCAACGACAAACCCATACACGCCAGCGAGACGACCGACCTCAGCCGTGCCATCGTCTCCATCGGTGACTACGCCACCGGACCCGGAGCCGCCGAGAAGAACCGCCGCCGCTTCGCCGTCACCCAAGCCCTAGCCGAAAACGTCGAACGTGTCCGCATGTTCGGCGCAGCCTCACTCGACCTGGCCTGGGTCGCAGAAGGCCGCACCGACGCCTGCGTGATCCTCAGCAACAAGCCATGGGACATGGCTGCGGGCGTGTTGATAGCAAGAGAATCGAGTGCCTCAATCTCGGATATCAATGATTCGGACTACCGCTTCAGCTCTAGATCAACCTTCTCTTCCAATTTCTACATCAGAGCGACTCTAGTCTCACTCTTGAATCGGACCTGCTGAGGCGCCGGGACTTTCGGACTCAATTGAACGGGTGAGCAAATATTCGGTGAATCACCGACGCTAGACTTTTTTAGCCAACTCCCGCATTGCTGTGGCCACTTGACCCGGCCACCATTCAACCTTTCCACAAGAAACATGGAGGGTAATATGTGGGGTTACTCTTTTGTGGAATCGTCGCATTCGCCAACTCTGACACAATGAAAGCATCTACGCGCCTTTGGAGCTGCGCCAACCGACAACGGTCGGCGGGCCGCGTGCTCGGCTGCATGTCGAGGTGGAGGAGACGGGCTGGGCAGGCTCGCGCCAGGCCGTCTCCATGCCGTGTTAGGTGGAGCGGAACCGGGTAGCCGCGAGGTTCACGAAAAGTCTGCGCAGGTCCGAGGCGGTTTTCACTTTTTCCCCTCCAGGTTGGCGCTGACCGGCCGCGAATCCTCGACATCTTCGAAGGCACACAACAGATCCAGCAACTCATCGTCGCCCGCAGGCTGCTGGGCTCGCCGTCCTGCGACCAATCCGTGCGTGCCTGAGAAGTGACGGGTGTCAGTCCGTGCTGGATGCCAGGCCGGTCCGGTAGGCGAGGACGACTGCTTGTACGCGGTCCCGCAGGTCGAGTTTGGTGAGGATCCGGGACACGTAGGTCTTCACCGTCTCGGTGGAGATGACCAGTTCCGCGGCGATTTCGGCGTTGGACAGGCCGGCGGCGAGGTGTTCGAGCACTTCCAGCTCGCGGGGCGCCAGTGCCCGCACGACGGCGTCTCGTGCCGGGCGGGAGGTGTCGGCGGGGCGGAGCCGTTCGGCGAAGTGGCCGATCAGGCTTCGGGTGACCGCGGGGTCCAGCAGGGAGTCACCGCGGGCGATCGTGCGGACGCCGTCGACCAGCTGCGCCGGCGGCGTGTCCTTGAGGAGGAACCCGCTGGCGCCGGCGCGCAGTGCCTCGTACACGTACTCGTCGACGTTGAACGTGGTGACGACCAGCACCTTCGCCGGTGCCTCGACGCCGGGACCGGTCAGCTCGCGGGTCGCCTCGATGCCGTCCAGAACGGGCATACGGACGTCCATCACGATCACGTCGGGGCGCAACCGCCGCGCAGCCTCCACCGCCGCGCGACCGTCGGCCGCCTCGCCGACGACCACGATGTCGGGCTGCGCGGAGAAGATGGTGACGTAGCCGGTGCGCACCAGTTCCTGGTCCTCGCAGATCAGCACCCGGATCGGCTCGGTCATGTGGGCCTCCCTGGAATGACGGCCCGGACGCGGAAGCCGTCGTCGGGCAGAGCACCGGAAACCAGGTCCCCGCCGAGCATCCGCACCCGTTCCCGAAGTCCTGTCAGACCTCGGCCGCCGGACGGTGTGGCCGTGTCGCCGACCGCTGGACCGCGAGTGATCACCTCGACCTCGATGTGGTCCTCGCGGTGTCGGACCATGACCGTGGTCGGGTTTCCGGTCGCGTGTTTGAGCGCGTTGGTGAGCGCCTCCTGTACCACGCGGTAGGTGGCCAGCTCCACGTCGACGGACCGCGGTCGTTGCTCGCCCTGCTCGGTCCACTCGACGGGCTGTCCGGACAGCCGGGCCCGTTCGACCAGATCACCGACCTTTCCCATGGCCGGCGTCCGGTCCGCGGTCCTGGACTCGCCGGTCGCTTCGAGAATGCCGAGCAGGGTCCGCAGCTCCGTCAACGCCCGGCGTCCGGTGTCGCTGATGGCGCGCAGGCCGGTCCCGGTGCGTTCCGGCGCGGAGTCGAGCAGGAACTGCGCCGCGTCGGCCTGGACGACCATCGCGGTCACGTGATGGGTGACCACGTCGTGCAGATCGCGAGCGATGCGTGCCCGCTCGGTGGCCGCGGCCACCTCGGCCGCCAGCCGTCGACGTTCAGCCTCTTCCGTGCGCCATCGACGCATGCCGGTGCCGGCCAACCAGATCACCACCAACACGAGATAGAACGCGACGAAATCCGGAAACCGTTGCGGTGAGCCAAGGTTCTGCAGTGCCACGGCGAGCCCCGCATAACCCGCGGTCAGCACTGCGGCAAGCCCTCGACGGAACCGCTCCAGGTGCGCGCCGGCGGCGTACAACGCGAGGAGAATCCCCACCTTGCCGAACGTGTCCGGGTAACTCAGCACCTGACCGATCGCGAATGCGGTACCGATGATCGACACACACACGGCCGGCATGCGGCTGCGTACCGCGAGCGGCAGGCACATCGCCAGCGTCAGCGCCGCACCGACCACCGCGCCGATTCCGCCCGGCTCGCGCTCGGGGAGATCGCCGATCTCCGGCCCGATGTGGGCGATGGTCGGCGCGAATGCCAGCACGGTCACCACCGCCGCCAACACACTGTCCTTGACAGACGATGGGAGGTCTCGCCACCCGTCGAGTGCGGCGCTGAGGCGGGATGTCGCGCTCGCAAGCATTCGGCGAGTTTAGCGCCGCCGCATGGGCACGAGATTGCCGCGCTTGTGAGCGGCGATGAGCACGGGCAGGGCGAACAGCAGGCTCACGATGACGGGAACGATCGACCCCTCGATGCCGAACCGGCCGCCGGTCAGCAATTCCGGGCCCGTCGGTTCGGCGATCAGCAAACCCGGAGACGCGTGACCCGAGACCGGGACGCCGAGCAGCCCTACGATGGTGTTCCAGGCGAAGTGCAGGCCCGCGACCACCCAGATGTTGCGCAGCCACAGGAACGTGGCACCCATCAGGACCCCGGCCTCGACGGCGATCGCGAACCCGGTCCACACCGTGGCGCCGGGGTTGGCCAGGTGGATGGCACCGAACAGCACCGCACTGATCGCCAG from the Saccharomonospora azurea NA-128 genome contains:
- a CDS encoding acetyl-CoA C-acetyltransferase; this translates as MSTEAFIYEAIRTPRGKNKGGSLHGTKPIDLVVGLIDELKARHPGLDPALIDDIILGVVSPVGDQGADIARAAAIAAGLPDTVAGVQLNRFCASGLEAVNQAAQKVRAGWDDLVIGGGVESMSRVPMGSDGGAMFTDPATNYDSYFVPQGIGADLIATVEGFSREDVDAYAVRSQERAEAAWAGGYFSKSVVPVKDINGVTILDHDEHRRPGTTMETLAKLRPAFADLGDFAGFDAVALQKYHWIEKIDHVHTGGNSSGIVDGAGIVLVGGEAIGKRIGMEPRARIVATAVTGSDPTIMLTGPTPATEKVLAKAGLTVDDIDLFELNEAFAAVVLKWMKDLNIPEEKVNVNGGAIAMGHPLGATGAMILGTMVDELERRQARRALVTLCIGGGMGLATIIERV
- a CDS encoding TetR/AcrR family transcriptional regulator, which produces MGDDSSRNRRPRDRKAQLAAVASELFRQRGYHGVGINDLAAAAGITGPALYRHFSDKQAVLAHVLLTGLRDMELATEAALDERRTESYESIRELLTGLAARSVERRDVAALWRWEGRHLDAESQQQIRRRSTAMLAAWARVLQRKRPELSDDDAELLCWATLSVFGSVSVHRTTLPKRRFTDLLTSLALRVLHAELPEVDTATEAAPTPRTLGTPSRREQLLTEAAELFRRRGFADVSMEDIGKAAGIAGPSVYRHFPSKAALLAAIGRRAGDRLMLAADHALRTSAPADEREALRRLAASYVQTLTGPPELLVAFSVDHVHIDERDRPELLRIQRDYVDQWVRLLEAVQPGLDTREAKITVHAALTIANDLTRTRRVAARPNLVEELTTLLHAVLGID
- a CDS encoding acyl-CoA dehydrogenase family protein, with product MGFGLAALNRLAGSPLLDRAGLRKPVENLVATATRQGFRAAGAAQRTFKATTRLGKPARLAPATDTGLFDLTPDDEQQMIVETVSEFAAEQLRPAAAEADDALAPPDGLLARAAELGLTVVGIPEELGGVGSERSAVTNVLVAEALAHGDLGLAVAVLAPSAVSNVLVRHGDAHQQATYLPAFTGEDVPAAALALQEQVPLFDVFAPRTTARRTPHGYRLDGVKNLVPRAAQAELFVVSANLEGPKGAGPALFVVESGTKGVGIEAEPAMGLRGAATGKLVLDDVSLPASALVGGGKRDVFTDVVRSSRLAWAALACGTAKAVLDYVIPYVNEREAFGEPVSHRQGVAFQVADIGIELEGMRLVTLRAASRMEQGKPHAREVALARKLATDKGMQIGSAGVQLLGGHGFVKEHPVERWYRDLRAVGVMEGVVSA
- a CDS encoding acyl-CoA dehydrogenase family protein; its protein translation is MINLEVPKKAKALVNQARQAATEVFRPISRKYDRAEHAYPSELDMLAALLDGLNTSGEGGAGAAGVRRKDNKNSGGNRNGGNLLTVLGTIELCWGDVALLLSMPRQGLGNAAIASVANDEQLERFGKVWAAMAITEPGCGSDSAAITTTATKDGDDYILNGEKIFVTSGERADAVVVWATLDKSKGRAAIKSFVVEKGTPGFEVVRLEHKLGIRASDTAVLRFDNCRVPAKNLLGSPEIDTKKGFAGVMQTFDNTRPLVAAMAIGVARAALEETRRLLEEAGVEVDYDKPALAQHAAAATFLQLEADYEAAYLTTLEAAWMADNRKPNSLQASIAKAKAGRTVVDITLKCVELAGTLGYTEESLLEKWARDSKILDIFEGTQQIQQLIVARRLLGKTSKELK
- a CDS encoding AMED_5909 family protein; its protein translation is MTESIPEARTLCQAHLALEGIRPALDAPASEWRRYYLRSARVYAEVAEIDRAHHHEARYWADRERRKAEEIKRTGLHEGPGRTVRV
- a CDS encoding DUF5919 domain-containing protein; its protein translation is MADKPTVLKVLLRQRHLQGHRAFCKEYDKLAKKLEPDLVGSGPSKAQFYRWLSRDLQGLPYAHHCRILEAMFPGWTAEQLFQEHTGDIEFVPEPPNTAAATTSKPKPAQHTVQGMADVTAVFPSRPAFSHEIPPHKLFDGAEQISMVGLSLNLLCQSYPDRSLLDLLESGTVVRCLFLDPAGRYIKEREREESHPEGVLSTLTTLNIQTLQRLQGKLSPEARGNLRIRTSDEAVRFNITVIDDATCVVQLYLPDARGVESPTFVVEKQPGPPGLFETFSQVFESMWARSKEITA
- a CDS encoding inositol monophosphatase family protein, which encodes MKDLNTLLAVAQDAVDIGANLMTTSAPGTVSTKGDRDYVTELDVRIQHEIRDHLARATPDIDFLGEEEGGGAIDESTDYVWVLDPIDGTSNFAHGIPLCATSLALVHRGEPVVGVIVAPFLNLRYHATKGGGAYCNDKPIHASETTDLSRAIVSIGDYATGPGAAEKNRRRFAVTQALAENVERVRMFGAASLDLAWVAEGRTDACVILSNKPWDMAAGVLIARESSASISDINDSDYRFSSRSTFSSNFYIRATLVSLLNRTC
- a CDS encoding response regulator, whose product is MTEPIRVLICEDQELVRTGYVTIFSAQPDIVVVGEAADGRAAVEAARRLRPDVIVMDVRMPVLDGIEATRELTGPGVEAPAKVLVVTTFNVDEYVYEALRAGASGFLLKDTPPAQLVDGVRTIARGDSLLDPAVTRSLIGHFAERLRPADTSRPARDAVVRALAPRELEVLEHLAAGLSNAEIAAELVISTETVKTYVSRILTKLDLRDRVQAVVLAYRTGLASSTD
- a CDS encoding sensor histidine kinase, coding for MLAAVVTVLAFAPTIAHIGPEIGDLPEREPGGIGAVVGAALTLAMCLPLAVRSRMPAVCVSIIGTAFAIGQVLSYPDTFGKVGILLALYAAGAHLERFRRGLAAVLTAGYAGLAVALQNLGSPQRFPDFVAFYLVLVVIWLAGTGMRRWRTEEAERRRLAAEVAAATERARIARDLHDVVTHHVTAMVVQADAAQFLLDSAPERTGTGLRAISDTGRRALTELRTLLGILEATGESRTADRTPAMGKVGDLVERARLSGQPVEWTEQGEQRPRSVDVELATYRVVQEALTNALKHATGNPTTVMVRHREDHIEVEVITRGPAVGDTATPSGGRGLTGLRERVRMLGGDLVSGALPDDGFRVRAVIPGRPT